One Ailuropoda melanoleuca isolate Jingjing chromosome 14, ASM200744v2, whole genome shotgun sequence DNA segment encodes these proteins:
- the CABYR gene encoding calcium-binding tyrosine phosphorylation-regulated protein isoform X2: MISSKPRLVVPYGLKTLLEGVSRAVLKTNPPNITQFAAVYFKELIVFREGNTSLDIKDLVKQFHQIKVERWSEGTTQEKKAECIKEQVGTSVVSQEPTRMEKSTDTEEDNIAGPLFMNKTTQFPSVHLEMLQEPEETPEAARGSSSKPSTPKVMTPPSSPPPAAVSPEFAYVPADPAQFAAQMLAIAASEAGQPPPYSNMWTLYCLTDMNQQSRPSPPPAPGPFPQATLYLSNPKDPQFLQQPPKVTSPTYVMMDDSKKTSAPPFILVGSNVQEAQDWKPLPGHAVVSQSDALKRYAAVQVPIAVPADQKFQKHTPNPQNGSPPPSGQDVPRPQSPVFLSVAFPVEDVAKKGSGSGDKRTPFGSYGIAGEITVTTAHVRRAET, encoded by the exons ATGATTTCTTCAAAGCCCAGACTCGTTGTACCTTATGGCCTCAAGACTCTGCTTGAAGGAGTTAGCAGAGCCGTTCTCAAAACCAATCCGCCAAACATCACTCAGTTCGCAgcagtttattttaaagaacttattGTGTTTAGAGAAG GGAATACTTCTCTGGATATAAAAGATCTTGTTAAACAATTTCATCAGATTAAAG TAGAGAGGTGGTCAGAAGGAACGAcacaagagaagaaagcagaatgCATAAAAGAACAGGTAGGAACATCTGTAGTTTCCCAAGAACCTACACGGATGGAGAAATCCACGGACACAGAGGAGGACAATATAGCTGGACCACTATTTATGAACAAAACCACTCAGTTCCCATCAGTTCACTTGGAGATGCTCCAGGAGCCTGAGGAGACACCCGAAGCAGCTCGTGGTTCCAGTTCGAAACCGTCTACCCCTAAGGTTATGACCCCACCCTCATCACCACCTCCAGCAGCCGTGTCACCCGAGTTCGCTTATGTCCCAGCGGACCCAGCTCAGTTTGCCGCTCAGATGTTAG ccatAGCAGCAAGCGAAGCAGGACAACCACCACCATACTCTAACATGTGGACCCTTTATTGTCTAACTGATATGAATCAACAAAGTCGCCCATCACCGCCACCTGCACCTGGGCCTTTCCCCCAAGCAACCCTCTATTTATCTAATCCTAAGGATCCACAATTTCTGCAGCAGCCACCGAAAGTTACTTCTCCAACTTACGTGATGATGGATGACAGCAAGAAGACCAGTGCCCCACCTTTTATTTTAGTAGGCTCGAATGTTCAGGAAGCTCAGGATTGGAAACCTCTTCCTGGACATGCTGTTGTTTCTCAGTCAGATGCCTTGAAGAGATACGCTGCAGTCCAAGTACCCATTGCTGTTCCTGCAGATCAGAAATTCCAGAAACATACCCCAAATCCCCAGAATGGTAGTCCTCCTCCAAGTGGACAAGATGTCCCCAGGCCACAAAGcccagtttttctttctgttgcattCCCAGTAGAAGATGTAGCCAAAAAAGGTTCAGGATCTGGTGACAAACGTACTCCCTTTGGAAGTTATGGTATTGCTGGAGAAATAACCGTGACTACTGCCCATGTTCGCAGAGCAGAAACTTAA
- the CABYR gene encoding calcium-binding tyrosine phosphorylation-regulated protein isoform X1 — protein MVDVATSLPLFSDEVLSSEAAEDAGEASPAACSAEGATLQVLSQTAVRVDLGSIPKGDEAEPATASSFPLQDEQDPPYDQAPEVPLQADIEVTSFIHVSSIYNNEPVTEGVTYVEQIPQHIVIPFTDRIASLKENEPPVCPIPVALATGMSENPVGSVKQLEEDANYSSVHLEAEATVLLPGTSLKGLPAQFPDAEGSEKPLHVEMEFTALVPGSPGQEESWGNSAAQEMEVKLALSGEAGTAVFSAAQGRAAGGTPPPVPEGLTEPEPEPDWEEALEQGLMEPAIAASEAGQPPPYSNMWTLYCLTDMNQQSRPSPPPAPGPFPQATLYLSNPKDPQFLQQPPKVTSPTYVMMDDSKKTSAPPFILVGSNVQEAQDWKPLPGHAVVSQSDALKRYAAVQVPIAVPADQKFQKHTPNPQNGSPPPSGQDVPRPQSPVFLSVAFPVEDVAKKGSGSGDKRTPFGSYGIAGEITVTTAHVRRAET, from the exons ATGGTGGATGTGGCCACGAGTCTGCCTCTGTTTTCCGACGAGGTGCTGAGCTCAGAGGCTGCTGAAGATGCCGGGGAGGCCTCTCCTGCTGCGTGTTCTGCAGAGGGGGCAACCCTGCAGGTTCTAAGCCAAACAGCTGTCCGTGTAGATTTGGGTTCTATACCTAAAGGCGATGAAGCTGAACCAGCAAcggcttcctccttccccttgcaGGATGAACAAGACCCTCCTTACGATCAAGCTCCCGAGGTCCCTTTGCAGGCTGATATTGAGGTCACCTCATTCATTCACGTTTCATCTATCTATAACAATGAGCCTGTGACTGAAGGAGTTACTTATGTCGAGCAAATACCACAACACATAGTTATCCCTTTTACCGATCGCATTGCGTCTCTTAAAGAAAATGAGCCACCAGTTTGTCCCATACCTGTAGCACTGGCCACGGGCATGTCTGAGAACCCTGTAGGTTCGGTAAAGCAGTTGGAGGAGGATGCAAATTATTCCTCAGTACATCTGGAGGCAGAAGCAACAGTTCTGCTCCCTGGCACCTCTTTGAAAGGTCTGCCTGCACAGTTCCCGGATGCAGAGGGCTCTGAAAAACCTCTGCACGTTGAAATGGAGTTCACTGCCCTAGTGCCTGGCAGCCCTGGGCAGGAGGAGTCCTGGGGAAACTCCGCAGCGCAGGAGATGGAGGTCAAACTTGCGCTCTCCGGGGAAGCTGGTACAGCTGTGTTCTCGGCTGCGCAGGGAAGGGCAGCAGGGGGTACCCCCCCTCCTGTTCCAGAAGGTCTTACTGAACCAGAACCCGAACCAGACTGGGAAGAAGCACTTGAACAAGGTTTGATGGAGCCAG ccatAGCAGCAAGCGAAGCAGGACAACCACCACCATACTCTAACATGTGGACCCTTTATTGTCTAACTGATATGAATCAACAAAGTCGCCCATCACCGCCACCTGCACCTGGGCCTTTCCCCCAAGCAACCCTCTATTTATCTAATCCTAAGGATCCACAATTTCTGCAGCAGCCACCGAAAGTTACTTCTCCAACTTACGTGATGATGGATGACAGCAAGAAGACCAGTGCCCCACCTTTTATTTTAGTAGGCTCGAATGTTCAGGAAGCTCAGGATTGGAAACCTCTTCCTGGACATGCTGTTGTTTCTCAGTCAGATGCCTTGAAGAGATACGCTGCAGTCCAAGTACCCATTGCTGTTCCTGCAGATCAGAAATTCCAGAAACATACCCCAAATCCCCAGAATGGTAGTCCTCCTCCAAGTGGACAAGATGTCCCCAGGCCACAAAGcccagtttttctttctgttgcattCCCAGTAGAAGATGTAGCCAAAAAAGGTTCAGGATCTGGTGACAAACGTACTCCCTTTGGAAGTTATGGTATTGCTGGAGAAATAACCGTGACTACTGCCCATGTTCGCAGAGCAGAAACTTAA